The genomic window TACAGAACATGATTATCTAAGTAACTCACAGGTCACAGGTACTAGACAGATGAGAAAGCATCAAGCAATACTACATTTGTTCATATTCCATATAATGCAGAGAAAACAAATGTGGTGCAGTACAAAGGCAACTCTAGGAAGATGAACTCATACGTCCTGAATACTGATGCACTAACACCGCATGGAAGCTCAATCATGTGTATAGAGGCTAGTGCATAGTGTTTCCTAGTAGGCAGTAAAACGCTAGAAACATAGGTTTACCCTTTTTTTCCGAGAACATGCAAGAAAGCTGCATGTATCATATTAAGAAAAAGGTAGGTACAAGACCCAATCAGTGGTGGAAGAAGAAAGGCAGATTAACTTAATTTACCTTTCTTCTTCAGTTAGAAAATCCTCTCCCAGGAGTTTGTTCAGCAGCAGATCCTGAAGGAAGGAAACAAATGACAACGATGTGAAAATATGCCTGGCATTGTGATGCTTCAAAGCACTCTCTTATATGCAGCAAACAGAATGGAGAACAGGCAAGCAAAACGAGCGCTCTTCAGAAATTGAACTACAACCATTAAAAATAGCAGTAATTGAAACGACATTAGGAGACAAAACCTATTGATATATGCGAAAAATGTCAATATGAAGGCTATGATACAATGGATAAACATAGATGATAAGATAAATTCTACATCACAATCAACGAACATACCATGCTGAAGCATTTAGTCTATGTGAGCTGTTTGATCAGAGGATAAAGAAGAGCAATATCAGACCTGTGATTCACATTTCACAACATCCATCACACGCTTATTGTATTCATTGATGCTCAGTGGAGGAAAGAAGAAGTGTCTCCGAGCATAGAGCTGTATCACAAAGAGCAAGAATCAGACCCTCTCACAACAAACAAGCTTGAAGTTGAAAAAACTAGTACACATTGTCTCAGCGTCGTCAGGAATATCATATAGTAAATCCAGAGCAAATGAAGGTCAAAAGCGACAGCTAGGCTGATCTACATGTAATATAACTACATAACAGCAACTGTAAAGTGCATAAAGACCAAAGAATAAAATGACCAGTTCTCACTTCATATATGCAGTCCCCCAAGTATGCCAGCGATGCCGCGTTGTAGAGTGAACGGGGTTTCTTCACCTCTGGCGCAGGCGGCAACCACCACTTCTCAAACCCCATGTACGTGCTCTTCTTTGCTAATACAAACCAACCAACAATCAATTGACAGAATAAAAAACTTCTCTGCCTAAATAGTGTAGTAACTACACGGTCCTAACACTGAACACTAGAGCAGGCCACAGCCATATGTTGTCATTAAGTGAAGTAGAAAATATCGAATTATGTTCTCATTCTCGATGACACAACCATTCTATTGCACTTGCTTTTAAAGTCAAAATCTATATGTAATTGCCTTCGACCAATTTTCAGTTGTTCACTGACAGCATGCTGCCACAGCTTCAGGGGGGTAGAACGTGGAGGAAATGGCCGGGATGGCAGAGCTGAGTgaggatagatagatagatacctTGGTCCTCGCTGCTGCGCGCGAAGAGGTCGGCGTGTGTGGGAGGGGGTGCGCGTGCGGGGGtggtcgccgccgccggcgactgCCCCAGGGCTGGCTTGGGTTTGTCCTTTGACGGCTTGGgcacggcgacggtggcggcgccCGGGTTCATGTCCCAGGCGGCGCGCACGCGGAACTGGCGGTGGCGCGTCGGCGTCGCCATGGTCGCCGCCACGGTGGCCATCGTCGCCGCAGGCAATAACTCTCGCGCCGTCGAGGATACAAATGGATAAACAGCCTCCCGCCGTGGATATTTCCCCTTTTCCTCTGTTCGCGGCCCGAGCGGGCCCACCTGGCAGTGCGGTCATTGCCAGTTTACGCATTCGTTAGACATGGAAAGACGTTTCATAACTCGGGTTGTGTATTCCTGAGAAATACGCCTACCAGGGCAGAAGCTCGAGCACTCTACCCGAATGCCGCACGCGGAGCTCGCCTGTTGAACTCGCCGCCTCTGCTTCACTTCCAATTCGAAtcgcctccgccgcgccgccgccattaGCTTTGCTTGCTTCTTGTAGAATTCCTCGGCCAGAAACCTCGCTCGCCGAATCGAACCCCCCACCACCTCGGCGCACCCTCACCGGAGCCGAGCCCCCCACCGCCGCGCTAAACCCTAGctgccgccggcgaccgccgccatGAGCCGCTTCGACGGCCGTGCGGCAGACCCCAGCTCCTACCGCGACCGCCGCAGGTAACCCGCTCCGCTCCAAACCCTAATCCTAACGGTAGCCCTAGTAATCCTGGTTCTAGGTCCGGTTGGTTACTTATTTCTGCCCGTGTTGGCAGTGAGGGCGCGTTCGGTGGCGGGACGAGGGCGTTCGCGCCGTCGGGCAAACCGGATGCTGCcgccgcggcggccgcggccgagcTGGACGGGCTGCCGCGGTTCGAGAAGAACTTCTACGTGGAGGTTCCCGCGGTGGCCGGCATGACGGCGGAGGAGGTTGAGGCCTACCGCCGCCGCCGGGAGATCACCGTCGAGGGCAACGACGTGCCCAAGCCGGTGCGCGACTTCCGCGACGTCGGTTTCCCAGGTTAGGCCATGGTGTTCTTCGTAGCTCCTTCTCTCCCCGTGCGCTGCTGTTGTGTTTCAGGCTTTCAGACGCACAAATTTGATAGAATCAGCAGGGAGTAGGATAGGTTCTCGTTAGCATCTCTGTTGAATTACTTAAAATCGAATAAGAGGGACGCCTTCATTTAGCTATGTGCCTCCCTGTATCACATGATGCTCTGTTTCTATAATACCACACTCAAAAAgcataatattgatgcacctataTGTAATTCTAGCAAATACCCTCATGTCACTGGGCTGAGTTGGTCCTGTTAGCTGATTGGGAAAAGGCTTGCCCTGTGAAGCAGTGATTCTCATTGAATCACAAATTTTAGCTAGTTAGCTCTCCCATTTTTCCTACATATGTGAATAATCAACAATAGGATATTTGGGCCTAATAGCACTGGTTACCTGCTCTTGCGTGTGCCAGTCACTGCACTTATTTCCAGAAGTTTACATTTTTATTTTCATTGCTTTGAAGATACTTGATGCATATGTGTTCTATTAACTGAAAACAATGTGGTAAAGTATATTTATTACTGTACTTTTTTACCAACTAGGAGTTTCCTAGTCCTTACATTGCATCACATTATAATCAGAAAGCTCATGCATCTGGAGAAATTTTAGCACCATATTATGATACCCTTTGAAGGGGAGCCTTgacgcagtggtaaagctgctgccttgtgaccatgaggtcacgggttcaagtcctggaaacagcctcttactgaaatgtagggaaaggctgcgtactatagacccaaagtggtcggacccttccccggaccctgcgcaagcgggagctacatgcaccgggctgccctttattATGATACCCTTTGACGTCGACCTTTGTTTTACTCCACCTTTGTTCTTAAATTTGTATTCTTTATGTATAAAATTGTGCTGTTTGTTTAAGAAAACGTTGCTATTGTAGAtacatgattattattttgtttaTGCTTCCTTAGCTTTATCATCTCACAGCCTTTGTTTCCACTTACTTATGTAAGGTCCTTCATTTCTTTTTTACAGAATATGTGTTGCAAGAAATCACAAAAGCTGGCTTTACAGAACCTACCCCTATCCAGTCACAAGGTTGGCCAATGGCACTGAAGGGGCGTGATCTTATTGGCATTGCTGAAACAGGATCTGGAAAAACACTTGCTTACCTTTTACCTGCCATTGTTCATGTTAATGCTCAGCCTATTCTAGGTGCGAATATGCTGCTTCTATTTCTTGATTTACTTTCCTGGAATCATTCTGGATAATAATAATCTGAAAGGCTGATACATTCTTTGTTATTCAAGCTCCTGGTGATGGTCCGATTGTTCTTGTGTTAGCCCCTACACGGGAACTTGCTGTCCAGATACAGCAGGAGACAACAAAATTTGGTGCCTCATCAAAGATAAAAAGCACATGCATATATGGTGGTGTCCCGAAAGGTCCTCAAGTTCGTGATCTTCAGAAaggttctccccccccccccccccccccccccctccctcactCACGTGTGCATGACTGCATGTGTCTGTTTGAAAGGATTTTCTGTTGGTCTATACTCAATTGATGTAGTTACTTGCTATTTGTGTTGGTTTTTATTGGTTCTTTACATGACTGGTGATAGTCCGATTGTTCTTGTGTTAGGTGTTGAAATTATTATAGCCACGCCAGGAAGACTAATTGATATGATGGAATCACATCACACAAATTTGCGGAGGGTCACATACCTTGTTTTAGACGAGGCAGATCGAATGCTAGACATGGGTTTTGAACCTCAGATTAAGAAAATTGTTTCTCAGGTACACCTCTTCCCTTTCCCACAACACAATTTATTGCATTATAGGGTAAATCCTGAATGTACGTGAAAATCAATGTTCTGATCTTCTCCATTTGATATGTGCCTTCTTGACTTGCACATTGTCATTTTTGCTATAAATTGAGTTATTATGATGAGGTTGTCAAATCATTTATCCACCATATAGTTATTATCCATTACCCATCAAAATTAGTATTGGCTTTACTGAAActcggcaagtctaaaaaatgatgTCAAAAGATTATATCTTGCTTCAGATTCGTCCAGATCGACAAACACTTTATTGGAGTGCTACCTGGCCAAAGGAAGTTGAGCTCCTAGCAAGGACTTTCCTTTTTGATCCATACAAGGTGAACATTGTGCCCACAGTTCGTTGTGCTAGCGGATTTCTTACATACTACTAGTATGAAAATTTATGTGTTGCATTTCAGCAAATTTTAATTTGGCGTGATGCAGGTTATAATTGGTTCTGAAGAACTGAAAGCTAATCATGCTATTTGTCAGCATGTAGAGATATTATCTGAGAGTCAGAAGTATAACAAGTAGGATTCTGTTTCATTTTCAATTACATAATATGTACTCAAAATGCTAATACAGCGCCTTAATACTGAACCATTGTGACATAAAGGTTGGTCAATCTACTGGAGGATATAATGGATGGCAGCCGAATTTTAGTATTCATGGACACCAAGAAAGGATGCGATCAGATCACCCGACAGCTTCGAATGGATGGTTGGCCTGCTCTGTCTATCCATGGTGACAAGAGCCAAGCTGAAAGAGATTGGGTTCTTTCTGAATTCAAGTCAGGGAAAAGCCCTATTATGACAGCTACTGATGTTGCTGCTCGAGGCTTAGGTATACAGAAATTCCCTCAGAAACAATAAGTTATAAATTAGGTAACACAGGTAGATTAATATGTATTCTGTATATCTTGAAAACAGATGTTAAGGATGTCAAGTATGTCATTAACTATGACTTTCCGGGGTCTCTGGAGGATTATGTCCATCGCATTGGTCGAACTGGCAGAGCTGGAGCAACAGGGACAGCCTACAGCTTTTTCACGGCTGCTAACGCCAGATTTGCCAAGGATCTTATTAGCATTTTAGTTGAAGCTGGACAAAAGGTCAGCCCTGAATTGGCTAATATGGGCCGTGGTGCACCACCTCCTTCTTTGGGTAAGTTTTCTGTTGGATTACTTTTTTTCAAGATATACAGATCTGCTGATTCTTTGTTCTGCACCCATTATTTTGTTTACCCCTAGACATTGTTGAAAGCCATCTTGTTGAGTTGGGTCTGATTATTATTGCATTTTGCAGGTTATCGTGATAGATACAGAGGGCATGGAGGTGGTCGTTCATGGAGCTGACATTAAAATATTCAGCTGTTGCAAAGAGCGATATTTGACATTTCTTTGTGGATGATCATGTATTTCTGGCTCACTGGATCTTTTGGCTAGTGTCCGGTAAAGGTGGATTTATTTACTTTGGATACCATGCTGTGTTGACTGAAACTTTTTCACCCATTCTGTCTAATAGCTAGAAATGTGTCACAATCATGCAGTTTCAGTAGAAAATAGTTCAGTTGTCAGTTTTGCTGAGTGACAGCGAAACTCATATTTTGGTCCCATCAGTGTCAATACATGACGTAATTTATTTCCATAATACCATATTCACCTACGTTGGGTCCGTAATACTGAATATCAATGCATCATTAGTTTTGCGCAGTTCCTCTTCTGTTTGTTTTCCTCTTGTCACTGATGAGAAATAACTGTTGTGGTTGTCAGCTGGAACCTAGAATGGGGTTTCTTCCAATTGGTACAGTGGGATTTCCCCCCCTCTCACCATGTCACGATAAATGTAGATCGTATGGTATGGATGGTCACAGCTTCCCTTCATAAGGTTGTGGTCATAAGCATTGTTCGAACTAGACGGCCATGATAGGTGTTTGCCCGACATAGGATACTTTTGACACCATAATTGAGTTAAAAGTTCTGCACACGATGTAAGAAACATCTCTGTCAGAATGTTGTCCCATAGTGTTCTTTTGCTTAGATTTTGCATGGGGTGCATGACAAGTCAATGCCCCTACATGGAAATTGCAGTGTGAAGTTAATGACCCTGCTGGGCAGTGCTTCCCTCTAGTGGTTGCTGCTGATATATCCACATCTTTGTTAGTACCATCTTCAGCTTCCCACCAGCTTTTGCTGTACTGGTCCACGATCTTATGGTAAATAAGATCTGCCAGAACAAATTGATTTGTGGTCCTTGCTGCTGTTGCATGTCTAATACTACACCTGTCATTTGGAGTTATCTATCATGATGCCTGAAAACCGGATTTTGTTTCTACGAAGAGACTCTCTTGTTGCAGTCAGGTCCACAGTTACTTTGCAGTTTGTACCACTGCCTTGTTGAGCGTATCTTATCGCCATTTCTAAATCAAAAATCTGTTGGTCCTGCTATACATGTTCTTAGTACATCCGCACAGTCTTGTCTATTACTCTTGGGGCTCAAAGTTTGTTGGGTGCAATCTGCACTACAAGTTCTCTTCGGTGACCTATATTTCATCATCGGTATTTACATTAAGTCGCCTATTTGAGCTCCAATCTTACCGGTCTCATTATTTGTCCCCGCGAGCTCCCATATTGTTTTCTTTTTCAGTTGAAAGTTTGTGTTATCCCACTTGGTTGATTCCTGATTACTGTGTGGATTCCCACTTATTTCAGCTCATGGTCTTAGATCAGTGTCTCTGAACCTTTGTAGTCTGCCATTTCACTTTGTGTTAGCATTATGGTGTCCATGTGTCAAGTTGCTATCTGTCCTCTTCATGTGTCCAACTGCATATCTATGGGCATCTGTATTTGCTCATTCAGTAGGCCTCCGCTGGGTCTTGTTGTGGTCCGTACTACAGCTTTTGTGTCGCTAATAACGCTACAAGTTACCTCAGGTCAGCAA from Triticum aestivum cultivar Chinese Spring chromosome 3B, IWGSC CS RefSeq v2.1, whole genome shotgun sequence includes these protein-coding regions:
- the LOC123068873 gene encoding DEAD-box ATP-dependent RNA helicase 20, with translation MSRFDGRAADPSSYRDRRSEGAFGGGTRAFAPSGKPDAAAAAAAAELDGLPRFEKNFYVEVPAVAGMTAEEVEAYRRRREITVEGNDVPKPVRDFRDVGFPEYVLQEITKAGFTEPTPIQSQGWPMALKGRDLIGIAETGSGKTLAYLLPAIVHVNAQPILAPGDGPIVLVLAPTRELAVQIQQETTKFGASSKIKSTCIYGGVPKGPQVRDLQKGVEIIIATPGRLIDMMESHHTNLRRVTYLVLDEADRMLDMGFEPQIKKIVSQIRPDRQTLYWSATWPKEVELLARTFLFDPYKVIIGSEELKANHAICQHVEILSESQKYNKLVNLLEDIMDGSRILVFMDTKKGCDQITRQLRMDGWPALSIHGDKSQAERDWVLSEFKSGKSPIMTATDVAARGLDVKDVKYVINYDFPGSLEDYVHRIGRTGRAGATGTAYSFFTAANARFAKDLISILVEAGQKVSPELANMGRGAPPPSLGYRDRYRGHGGGRSWS
- the LOC123068872 gene encoding mini-ribonuclease 3; this encodes MATVAATMATPTRHRQFRVRAAWDMNPGAATVAVPKPSKDKPKPALGQSPAAATTPARAPPPTHADLFARSSEDQAKKSTYMGFEKWWLPPAPEVKKPRSLYNAASLAYLGDCIYELYARRHFFFPPLSINEYNKRVMDVVKCESQDLLLNKLLGEDFLTEEERDILRWGRNIVSSKTRTRKRAGIAVYNRASSLETLIGYLYLTNFKRLEQMMFQLGFTSGASSQNIADELLSSFQKTTSTSVQSQQPAKR